In the genome of Nymphaea colorata isolate Beijing-Zhang1983 chromosome 9, ASM883128v2, whole genome shotgun sequence, one region contains:
- the LOC116260495 gene encoding uncharacterized protein LOC116260495 isoform X1, giving the protein MAMEAPASPTAIDQGELNPRKRLKSDGAEDIIKGEHEEEEEELERLLLPDPNKLPVVPPSAVDSNFVHYFVVDFLKPGHDQYIYRHANGLCVVGLAPTHVALAEEGGITAVDFNTGKTDKSEMKVIGKRKKVTSSARFRLFGLFSFNAQHLQANSALCKVFANDKLFIVRCCVKGSLLEVNDKLLREPTLLNTAAAREGYVAILMPKPEDWLKSKDSYLNLEEYKKLRGVP; this is encoded by the exons ATGGCGATGGAGGCACCGGCGAGCCCCACGGCCATTGACCAGGGCGAGCTCAATCCGAGGAAGCGCCTCAAAAGCGACGGGGCAGAAGATATCATCAAGGGCGAgcacgaagaagaagaggaggaattGGAAAGGTTGCTACTTCCCGACCCAAACAAACTGCCGGTCGTCCCCCCATCTGCCGTCGACTCCAATTTCGTTCACTACTTCGTTGTCG ACTTTCTGAAGCCCGGCCACGATCAGTATATTTATCGCCATGCTAACGG ATTGTGTGTGGTCGGGTTGGCACCGACTCATGTAGCCTTAGCGGAGGAGGGAGGGATTACGGCCGTCGATTTCAATACCGGAAAGACTGACAAGAGCGAGATGAAGGTCATCGGCAAGCGGAAGAAGGTTACCAGCTCTGCAAGATTTCGCTTGTTCGGTTTGTTTTCATTC AATGCGCAGCATCTTCAAGCCAACTCTGCTTTATGCAAAGTTTTTGCAAATGACAAACTCTTCATTGTCAG GTGCTGTGTAAAAGGATCCCTCCTTGAAGTGAATGATAAGCTACTAAGGGAACCCACTTTACTTAACACTGCA GCTGCCAGAGAAGGTTATGTTGCAATTTTAATGCCCAAGCCAGAGGATTGGCTAAAAAGCAAGGATTCCTACCTGAACCTTGAAGAGTACAAAAAGCTGAGAGGCGTCCCCTGA
- the LOC116260495 gene encoding uncharacterized protein LOC116260495 isoform X2, which translates to MAMEAPASPTAIDQGELNPRKRLKSDGAEDIIKGEHEEEEEELERLLLPDPNKLPVVPPSAVDSNFVHYFVVDFLKPGHDQYIYRHANGLCVVGLAPTHVALAEEGGITAVDFNTGKTDKSEMKVIGKRKKNAQHLQANSALCKVFANDKLFIVRCCVKGSLLEVNDKLLREPTLLNTAAAREGYVAILMPKPEDWLKSKDSYLNLEEYKKLRGVP; encoded by the exons ATGGCGATGGAGGCACCGGCGAGCCCCACGGCCATTGACCAGGGCGAGCTCAATCCGAGGAAGCGCCTCAAAAGCGACGGGGCAGAAGATATCATCAAGGGCGAgcacgaagaagaagaggaggaattGGAAAGGTTGCTACTTCCCGACCCAAACAAACTGCCGGTCGTCCCCCCATCTGCCGTCGACTCCAATTTCGTTCACTACTTCGTTGTCG ACTTTCTGAAGCCCGGCCACGATCAGTATATTTATCGCCATGCTAACGG ATTGTGTGTGGTCGGGTTGGCACCGACTCATGTAGCCTTAGCGGAGGAGGGAGGGATTACGGCCGTCGATTTCAATACCGGAAAGACTGACAAGAGCGAGATGAAGGTCATCGGCAAGCGGAAGAAG AATGCGCAGCATCTTCAAGCCAACTCTGCTTTATGCAAAGTTTTTGCAAATGACAAACTCTTCATTGTCAG GTGCTGTGTAAAAGGATCCCTCCTTGAAGTGAATGATAAGCTACTAAGGGAACCCACTTTACTTAACACTGCA GCTGCCAGAGAAGGTTATGTTGCAATTTTAATGCCCAAGCCAGAGGATTGGCTAAAAAGCAAGGATTCCTACCTGAACCTTGAAGAGTACAAAAAGCTGAGAGGCGTCCCCTGA
- the LOC116260495 gene encoding uncharacterized protein LOC116260495 isoform X3 — protein MAMEAPASPTAIDQGELNPRKRLKSDGAEDIIKGEHEEEEEELERLLLPDPNKLPVVPPSAVDSNFVHYFVVDFLKPGHDQYIYRHANGLCVVGLAPTHVALAEEGGITAVDFNTGKTDKSEMKVIGKRKKVTSSARFRLFGLFSFNAQHLQANSALCKVFANDKLFIVLCKRIPP, from the exons ATGGCGATGGAGGCACCGGCGAGCCCCACGGCCATTGACCAGGGCGAGCTCAATCCGAGGAAGCGCCTCAAAAGCGACGGGGCAGAAGATATCATCAAGGGCGAgcacgaagaagaagaggaggaattGGAAAGGTTGCTACTTCCCGACCCAAACAAACTGCCGGTCGTCCCCCCATCTGCCGTCGACTCCAATTTCGTTCACTACTTCGTTGTCG ACTTTCTGAAGCCCGGCCACGATCAGTATATTTATCGCCATGCTAACGG ATTGTGTGTGGTCGGGTTGGCACCGACTCATGTAGCCTTAGCGGAGGAGGGAGGGATTACGGCCGTCGATTTCAATACCGGAAAGACTGACAAGAGCGAGATGAAGGTCATCGGCAAGCGGAAGAAGGTTACCAGCTCTGCAAGATTTCGCTTGTTCGGTTTGTTTTCATTC AATGCGCAGCATCTTCAAGCCAACTCTGCTTTATGCAAAGTTTTTGCAAATGACAAACTCTTCATT GTGCTGTGTAAAAGGATCCCTCCTTGA
- the LOC116260498 gene encoding abscisic stress-ripening protein 1-like has translation MEEEGKHHHFFHHKSDEEKHERTPEEEEKHHKKLEILGGLGAAAAGAYALHEKHQAKKDPENAHKHKIGEGVAAAAALGSAGFAFHEHHEKKDAKKEAEREDY, from the exons atggaagaagagggaaagCACCATCACTTCTTCCACCACAAGAGTGATGAGGAGAAGCACGAGAGGACaccagaagaggaagaaaagcaCCACAAGAAATTGGAGATTCTTGGGGGACTAggagctgctgctgctggtgccTATGCACTT CATGAGAAGCACCAGGCCAAGAAGGACCCGGAGAATGCTCACAAGCACAAGATCGGGGAGGGggttgccgccgccgccgccttGGGCAGTGCTGGTTTCGCCTTCCATGAGCACCATGAGAAGAAGGATGCCAAGAAGGAGGCTGAGAGGGAGGACTACTAA
- the LOC116260496 gene encoding abscisic stress-ripening protein 1-like, which produces MEEEGKHHHFFHHKSDEEKHERTPEEEAKHHKKLEILGGLGAAAAGAYAIHEKHQAKKDPENAHKHRIGEEVAATVAVGSAGFAFHEHHEKKDAKKEAERQGF; this is translated from the exons atggaagaagagggaaagCACCACCACTTCTTCCACCACAAGAGTGATGAGGAGAAGCATGAGAGGACACCAGAGGAGGAAGCCAAGCACCACAAGAAACTGGAAATTCTTGGTGGACTAggagctgctgctgctggtgccTATGCAATT CATGAGAAGCACCAGGCGAAGAAGGATCCGGAAAATGCCCACAAGCACAGGATCGGCGAGGAGGTCGCCGCGACTGTTGCTGTGGGCAGCGCTGGCTTCGCCTTCCATGAGCACCACGAGAAGAAGGATGCCAAGAAGGAGGCTGAGAGGCAAGGCTTCTGA